TAACCGCTTGCCATCAGGACTGAAGTTCACATCATAGACTCTTCCTGTATGCCCTTTCAGAGTCCGCAATTTTTGATTCGTTTGTAAGTCCCATAGCCCAATGATTCGTTCTGAGTTAGCCCCTGCTATGATTTTACTGTCAGGGCTAATCGTAACTCCATAAATTGCATCCCTTGCACCATTGATGGGAAATTCTTTGACCAAGGATGGAACTACATTTGATAAATTGGAAGAATTAGTTGCAGATTCTGGCAAGGCTGTTTTTTCTGGGGAATCGTCAGAACTATCTGAATTTATTGGCTTTGGGGAATGTCCAAATGTCAGAACTAGAGCCGTAATCATAACCGCGCCCAGAGTAATGATGCCTAAACCCAAGTGCCAAGGCTGAAAATGTTGCCAAATACCTAATTTAGATATTTCCTGTTTCTGGGCTGAATGGCGATCGCGCACAGGCTCATTGTTGGCATAGCTTCTAGGATTGTTGGCTTGAGTCGCCTCTGCACTGAGCAGTACCGTTGGCAAACTGTGATTGACCTGAGAACTCGGATAGCGATTGATAAATTCCTTGATCTCCTCATAGGTTGCTTCCGCACTAGGATAACGTTGCCGAAAATCAAACCGCACCATTCGCGACAGAATATCCGCAAATTCTGGATAGACTTTGGGAGCAGATTCACGCCACATAATTTCTAGGTTTTCATCTTTGACCAGATGACTAGGGGAAAGCCCTGTCAGCGCTTGAATGCCAAGCATTCCGATCGCATAGATATCGCTAGCAAATTTTGGTTCACCATGCGCCTGTTCACTGGGCATATATCCTGGAGTCCCAATTCCTACCGTATAGCCACCATTATCTGATTGTCCTTCTAATATCGCCGTGGGTGTAACGATTTGCTTCACTACGCCAAAATCAATTAAAAAAAGCTGTCCATCACGGCGACGAATAATATTTTCGGGCTTAATGTCACGATGGATTACATTGTTTTGATGGACAAAGCTGAGGACAGTTAAGAGATTTTGTAATAAATCCGCAACTGCGAACTGTTCCCAAATCTTGCCACGCGGTAGTTCATGACTAAGATCTTTGCCATCAATATATTCTTGAACTAAATAAAATTCTGATAATTCCTCAAAGTGGGCAAACAGTTGGGGGATTTGGGGATGAGTTCCGAGTCGATAGAGAACTTGAGCTTCAGTTTCAAACAGTCGTCGGGATAGTTGCAAGACGCTAGCTTCTTGGATATGGGGACTCAGCCTTTTAATTACTCTGGTGGGGCGATCGGGTAGGTGTAAATCTCGTGAGAGATAGGTCTCACCAAATCCGCCACCACCCAAACGCGCCGTAACTTCGTAATGCCCACCGACTATTTGCCCAGTTGTAAGACTCATAAACTATTTCTTAAGCTAATTCTGTGGATGTCTTGGACTTAATTACTGATGTTACGTGGATGGAATTCCTACAATCACCTAAGTCTAGGGCTGGCACGGGGGTGCAGCCCCTACAAAATCTAAATTATTAGGGTAGGGGCAATCCCCCCGTGGTTGCCCTGCTTTGCTAGCAACAAGAGATTCATCATCTGAGTTCAACGTAACATCAGTTAATTACAATCTTGCCATACAAGTTATAGCTGTCGCTATATCTGGAATTGCAGATCTTAGTCCAAATAGTGTGAGGCGGCGCTTCGTGCCGCCTCTTATCCTATGGCTGTCAACAGTCTTACGGCTCTTTGCACTCAAACCTTTAGAATTTAGGAGGCGGTGCTTCGCACCGCCTCCTAAATTCTAAAGGTTTACGAAGCACAGCTTAGCGCTAGCTTAAAGCAGTATAGTGATAGCTAAAGTGCAAGTTTAAGACGCTATGACCCCTTTACCGAAATATCGCCCTAAACAACTATCTTTAGGACGCTTAGAATCAGAAATCCTCAATATTATTTGGGATAATACAAGGCTAGGTGCGACAGATATACACGATCGCATCTTGTCCGATCCCGATCGCGAGTTAGCCTATGGCTCAGTGATGACGGTACTGCGACGACTAGAGCAGAAGGGTTGGATTCATTGCGAAAAAGAGGGGCGTTCGCTTTATTGGCAAGCACGAATTTCTCGTGAAGAAGCGCAAGCATTGGATGCTTATCATCAACTCAATCGCTTTTTAGAAGTGGGTGATGCGGATATTGTTGCTGCTTTTGCTAATGATCTCGATCATGCCAGTATGGACAAGCTTGAAGCGATCGCTGTCCGTCTCAAAAATATCCGTCAATTGAGAGAACAATCACAAGAAGGTTAAGTCCATGCCCTTTTTCTCTATACATTTTGTGATGCTGTTTGGCTCTCTCTGTCTTGCATGGGGATTGCGCTATGGTTGGCAAAATAGCAGCGATGCTACTTGTCCTGTAAGTTGGCAGATGCGCTGGCAGAAGGCGCTAGTATGCTTTGTGCTGCCGCCATTGCTAGTGGTGATGACCGCGATCGCCGTGCTATGCATGGGAGCCGAAGGACAAATGATTGGCTTGCAAGCAGGACGACTCAGCTATGCGATCGCCATAATATTTTTGATTTACAGTGTGTTTCGGGGTGGTCAACTCTCTTGGAGCGGCTGGCAATCTTTACAAAAACTGCAAGAGATGGTTGCCGATGTGGAGCATGTTAACTCGGTTAATCAACCGATCCGCTTGCTGAATATGCCGATGCTATTTGCTGCTCAAATTGGCTTTTGGCGATCGCAACTTTTTGTGAGCCAAGGTTTACTTGACAGCCTTGATACCGAACATCTTGATGCAGTTTTGTGGCATGAACGCGCCCATGCCTATTACCGCGATACATTTTGGTTTTTCTGGCTCGGTTGCCTGCGTCAAGTGATGCCTTGGTTGCCAAATACCCAAGCTTTATGGGAAGAGTTGCTACTGTTGCGAGAACTTCGCGCCGATCGCTGGGCGGCTCAATATACAGATGGTTTATTAATCGCTGAGTCATTACTAGCCATGGTTAGTAGTAATAATATGCACTCAACCCCAACTTTTGCCGCAGCCTTTGGGGCGACCAATACTAGCAATCGTCTAGAAGAACGGGTGAGCTTTTTACTTGCCGAGCCTGAACCGTTACCACAATTTTCTTGGCGATCGCTATTTTGGATTGGCTTTTCCCTGTTACCGCTTACTGTATTACCATTGCATTACTAAAAAGTAGAGAGGGCGCTTCGCGCCCTCTCTACTTTTAGGTTTTTAAAACTCTTTCTGGGTTTGATTTTTAATTGCCAAAAGTGTAACGACACTTTTGGCAATTGGTATTATTGGTATAAGCATTTAGAAACTATTTAAGAATTACTTTTTAGTATAAAAAACCTAAGAGATCCCCCTCAATCCCCCTTAAAAAGGGGGAAGAAGATAATTCTCCCCCCTTTTTAAGGGGGGCTGGGGGGGATCTAGACAATTCTTAAATGGCTTCTTAGATAAATCTAGATAAATCAGATCGCCACCATCATCTAGCCATGAGCAAAGCGAGTAAACATGAATCAACCCAAGTCCCAGTTTATCCGCGTTGATCGAGGTATTAGTCAGTTCAATCATGACTACTATGCCGCACTGGGCTTGCCAATCATCAGCAGTCCTGTTTACATTCGCCATGTCTATGTGAGCATTGCGCGGATACTACATCCTGATGTGTATGGCTTTTCATCTGAAGAAAAGGAAATCGCCACGCAATATCTAGCGAAATTGGTTAACCCAGCCTACAACGTCCTCATGAAGGATGAAGAGCGCAAAGCTTATCAAGGCATCTTTAAGCTGCTTGCTAAGAGGTTAATGCAAAAATCGCGCAATGTGCCAATTCATTCGGCGATCGCCTGTGAGTTAATGATGGCTCCTAACGATGGTCTTTACGAGCGCTCAGTTTCTAAGATCGCGCAGGTACAGTATCAATCCATCAAAACTATTCTGGAATATACAGCCCAAATCAGTGAACTAAATCTGGTTTACATTCTTTACAAAGAAGGCTATCAATACGGCGCAGACAATATGCCGCCAGTACTGATGCCCATGTCACCCACCCATCCCAAGCCTTATGTAGCCCCCTATCCTATCCCAGCCCCCAAAACTAGTTATCCCCAACCTACTCAATACAAAAGTTACCAACCTCCGATTAATCGGAAATCTGACCCCGACGAAACGATAATTCAAACCAGAATTGAGGAACGTGATACTAGCGCGATCGCCGATCGCCTGAGAATCTGTGAAATCTATATTAGTCAGGGTGATTGGAAATCCGCACTCAAGGATTTGCGTGAGATCTTGCAACTTGATAAGAACAATAGTAGATGTCACGCCATGCTGGGTGTGGTATATAAAAACGTCAACCAGCCGCAAATGGCAAAAGTTAGCTTGCAGCGATCGCTTCAGATTAATCCTCGAGAGCCATTAGCGCTCAAACATATTAAAGAGCTTGATAATCCCAATCCTAGCCAAACTAATACTAAAAACAACAGTAAAAGTGAACCGAAGCCCAATCCAGCGACTACTAAAAAAACACCGATTCCACCGCCACAAAAACGCGGCTGGCTGTCCAATCTGCTCGGATGGGCTTCACCCGATGATCGCGATGACTCACGTAAATAAAGATGAGTCATCGCGATCGCAACAATACACAGAGCGGCGGCAAAAGATATAGAATGAACCTAGTTAAAACCATAGTCAGGAGTTTTGAGAGAGTATGCAGCCAATCATTTTTCCAGGTTCTGCGGTGCGGGTTATCAATGAAGGTGATACCTATTATGGGTTTCAGGGGCAAGTGCAACGGGTAACCGATGGTCGTGTCGCCGTGATTTTTGGTGGTGGGAACTGGGAAAAGATCGTTTCGTTTCGGGCTACTGAGTTAGAACTGATTGATACGACTGTTAGCTCTAAAGCAAAGAAGAAATAATTGTGGCAAATTTACCGACTCCAGATAAGTCAATAGGTAAATCTTCGGGGCAACCATCAGACGATTTCAGTCAGGTGGGGCGCTCGGCTGTGAAATTTATTGTTCGCAGTGTATTTCTGGGCGTGAGTGCGATCGCAGGTACGGGTATTGGTTTAGCGATCGCCCTCACGCGACCAGATTTAGTCTGGCAACCCTCATTTAACTTTTTAAATTACAAAAAGCAGCAATTTACCCTCTCTTCTGATGCATTGTTTGATACGGACAAGGCAAGTATTCGTCCAGAAAGTTTTCGGTTACTCGATGAAGTGGCGGCTCAATTACCCTTAGCCACGGGCAAGCGAGTCAGGATTAATGGGCATATGGATTTGGGTAGTGCAGGGGATGAACTGACTCTTTCATATTTACGAGCTACAGCCGTTAAGGACTATTTGGCAAGACTGCGCGGTGAACAGACCTATTATTGGATGGTGGTTGGTTATGGTGCTAGTCGTCCCTTGGCTAGTAGTGCAGCCGATAGCAACGGCAAAAGTAACCGCCGCATCGAGATTTTTGTAGATGACTAGATATGCAAATCACCTTTCTCGGTACTAGTTCGGGTGTACCCACACGCGGGCGCAATGTCTCCAGTGTGGCAGTGCGTCTACCTCAACGTGCCGAAGTTTGGCTGCTCGATTGTGGTGAGGCAACTCAGCACCAATTACTGCGAAGTGATGTAAAAATTAGCCAAATCACCAAGATCTTTGTCACGCATATGCATGGCGATCATATTTTTGGTTTACCAGGGTTGCTGGCAAGTTGTGGCATGGCGGGGAATGTCAGCCATATTGATATTTATGGGCCATCAGGTTTGGGTGACTATCTTGATGCTTGTTTGCGCTATAGCGAGACGCGCCTCTCCTATTCGATCAAGGTACATAAGGTCAAAACGGGACTAGTTTGCGAAGATTCAGAATTTTATATGATGGCGGCTCCACTCAAGCATAAAGTCACAGCCCATGGTTATCGCTTGGTAGAACGCGATCGCGCGGGTAAGTTTGATGTCGATAAGGCGATCGCAATGAATATTCCCCCAGGTCCAATTTTTGGCGAACTGAAGCAAGGGAAAACGGTGACGCTTCCCGATGGACGCAAAATAGATGGAAAGGAATTTTGTGGCGCTCCCCAGATCGGGCGGAAGATTGCCTATTGTACAGATACAATTTTTTGTGATAGTTCCGTGGAATTAGCTCAAAATGCGGATGTGCTAATCCATGAGACAACCTTTGCTCATCAAGATTCTGACATGGCTTTTCAGCGGTTACATTCCACTAGTACG
This genomic stretch from Pseudanabaena galeata CCNP1313 harbors:
- a CDS encoding OmpA family protein; translation: MANLPTPDKSIGKSSGQPSDDFSQVGRSAVKFIVRSVFLGVSAIAGTGIGLAIALTRPDLVWQPSFNFLNYKKQQFTLSSDALFDTDKASIRPESFRLLDEVAAQLPLATGKRVRINGHMDLGSAGDELTLSYLRATAVKDYLARLRGEQTYYWMVVGYGASRPLASSAADSNGKSNRRIEIFVDD
- a CDS encoding M56 family metallopeptidase, translated to MPFFSIHFVMLFGSLCLAWGLRYGWQNSSDATCPVSWQMRWQKALVCFVLPPLLVVMTAIAVLCMGAEGQMIGLQAGRLSYAIAIIFLIYSVFRGGQLSWSGWQSLQKLQEMVADVEHVNSVNQPIRLLNMPMLFAAQIGFWRSQLFVSQGLLDSLDTEHLDAVLWHERAHAYYRDTFWFFWLGCLRQVMPWLPNTQALWEELLLLRELRADRWAAQYTDGLLIAESLLAMVSSNNMHSTPTFAAAFGATNTSNRLEERVSFLLAEPEPLPQFSWRSLFWIGFSLLPLTVLPLHY
- a CDS encoding NAD(P)H dehydrogenase subunit NdhS translates to MIFPGSAVRVINEGDTYYGFQGQVQRVTDGRVAVIFGGGNWEKIVSFRATELELIDTTVSSKAKKK
- a CDS encoding ribonuclease Z, encoding MQITFLGTSSGVPTRGRNVSSVAVRLPQRAEVWLLDCGEATQHQLLRSDVKISQITKIFVTHMHGDHIFGLPGLLASCGMAGNVSHIDIYGPSGLGDYLDACLRYSETRLSYSIKVHKVKTGLVCEDSEFYMMAAPLKHKVTAHGYRLVERDRAGKFDVDKAIAMNIPPGPIFGELKQGKTVTLPDGRKIDGKEFCGAPQIGRKIAYCTDTIFCDSSVELAQNADVLIHETTFAHQDSDMAFQRLHSTSTMAAQVALLANVKQLIMTHFSPRYSPGNPILLEDLVNEARMIFANTIPAYDFMTYEIAPSHLAKY
- a CDS encoding serine/threonine-protein kinase: MSLTTGQIVGGHYEVTARLGGGGFGETYLSRDLHLPDRPTRVIKRLSPHIQEASVLQLSRRLFETEAQVLYRLGTHPQIPQLFAHFEELSEFYLVQEYIDGKDLSHELPRGKIWEQFAVADLLQNLLTVLSFVHQNNVIHRDIKPENIIRRRDGQLFLIDFGVVKQIVTPTAILEGQSDNGGYTVGIGTPGYMPSEQAHGEPKFASDIYAIGMLGIQALTGLSPSHLVKDENLEIMWRESAPKVYPEFADILSRMVRFDFRQRYPSAEATYEEIKEFINRYPSSQVNHSLPTVLLSAEATQANNPRSYANNEPVRDRHSAQKQEISKLGIWQHFQPWHLGLGIITLGAVMITALVLTFGHSPKPINSDSSDDSPEKTALPESATNSSNLSNVVPSLVKEFPINGARDAIYGVTISPDSKIIAGANSERIIGLWDLQTNQKLRTLKGHTGRVYDVNFSPDGKRLVSGSDDRKVIIWDVATGKILHTLEGHQERIYTAIFSPDGKTIASSSGDRTIRLWNAETGKPIRTLSEKSWVYDVSFTPDSKVLASGSKDGAIRLWDVDTGKVLKTLVETGSPVRSIVYSNDGKNIASAMEDNTVRLWDGGTGQLKEVLTGHNGEVHTIAFSNDNGLLASGSADKTIRIWFLKNKRSPQVLSEHEQGVSSVGFSTDQKLLISGSLDGKIKVWKLAN
- a CDS encoding DnaJ domain-containing protein gives rise to the protein MNQPKSQFIRVDRGISQFNHDYYAALGLPIISSPVYIRHVYVSIARILHPDVYGFSSEEKEIATQYLAKLVNPAYNVLMKDEERKAYQGIFKLLAKRLMQKSRNVPIHSAIACELMMAPNDGLYERSVSKIAQVQYQSIKTILEYTAQISELNLVYILYKEGYQYGADNMPPVLMPMSPTHPKPYVAPYPIPAPKTSYPQPTQYKSYQPPINRKSDPDETIIQTRIEERDTSAIADRLRICEIYISQGDWKSALKDLREILQLDKNNSRCHAMLGVVYKNVNQPQMAKVSLQRSLQINPREPLALKHIKELDNPNPSQTNTKNNSKSEPKPNPATTKKTPIPPPQKRGWLSNLLGWASPDDRDDSRK
- a CDS encoding BlaI/MecI/CopY family transcriptional regulator; its protein translation is MTPLPKYRPKQLSLGRLESEILNIIWDNTRLGATDIHDRILSDPDRELAYGSVMTVLRRLEQKGWIHCEKEGRSLYWQARISREEAQALDAYHQLNRFLEVGDADIVAAFANDLDHASMDKLEAIAVRLKNIRQLREQSQEG